A genomic stretch from Empedobacter stercoris includes:
- a CDS encoding YqiA/YcfP family alpha/beta fold hydrolase has product MKFAYLHGYQGYVTDEKRAYLDSLGDCFAPSIDYDNATTLVQDLIAQFKKEPIEFIAGTSLGGMLSYYLGLVLNIPVLMFNPAVIAIERLQPFLPEQLLKAIPIKQNLIFTGLQDDVIEPKFQIEFVENLQKLNGNIEQIFAANMTHLITLEEFEKAFETFLESKK; this is encoded by the coding sequence ATGAAATTTGCATACTTACACGGCTACCAAGGATATGTAACAGATGAAAAAAGAGCATATTTAGACTCATTAGGCGATTGCTTTGCACCATCTATTGATTATGATAATGCAACAACTTTAGTGCAAGATTTAATTGCTCAATTCAAAAAAGAACCGATCGAATTTATTGCAGGTACAAGTCTGGGCGGAATGTTAAGTTATTATTTGGGACTGGTATTAAATATTCCTGTATTAATGTTCAATCCTGCTGTAATTGCTATAGAAAGACTTCAACCTTTTTTGCCTGAACAATTACTAAAAGCTATTCCTATAAAACAAAACTTAATTTTTACCGGTTTACAAGATGATGTCATCGAACCAAAATTTCAGATTGAATTTGTCGAAAATTTACAAAAACTAAACGGAAATATCGAACAAATTTTTGCTGCAAATATGACACATCTAATTACATTAGAAGAATTTGAAAAAGCTTTTGAAACGTTTTTAGAATCGAAGAAATAA
- a CDS encoding dipeptidyl-peptidase 3 family protein has translation MKKSSIFLGLIAFTGILSSCSTQKAVKESTQTSTEMTKEYAYQTYASFPLTTDISHLTKNEKEILRLMFKTADIMDDLFWQQAYGAKIDLMDETKGEAKEYAKINYGPWDRLNNETPFVNGIGAKPAGAMFYPIDMTKEEFEQANLKDGKSPYTIVRRNREGKLYTIPYHENFKNQLSKAAEYLTQASELAEDAGLKKYLKLRAAALMTDDFYASDLAWMDMKNANIDMVVGPIENYEDQLFGYKTSYSAYILVKDIEWSKKLAKFVQYLPELQRNLPVSASYKKEVPGTDSDLNAYDVVYYAGDCNAAGKTIAINLPNDERVQLEKGTRRLQLKNAMKAKFDNILVPISTALIDESQQKNIKFDAFFSNVMFHEVAHGLGIKNTVNGKGSVRDALKEANSALEEGKADILGLYMVNQLLKKGELTGTQEDYFVTFLAGILRSVRFGASSAHGQANMIAFNYFAENGAFVKTERGRYKVNVVKMEQAMNGLSELILTLQGNGDYNGVKKLYADKGTIHSDLQQDLDVLKTKNIPVDVIFKQGPNMLGL, from the coding sequence ATGAAAAAATCATCAATATTTTTAGGATTGATTGCTTTTACAGGAATTTTGAGTTCTTGTTCAACTCAAAAAGCAGTCAAAGAATCCACTCAAACTTCAACAGAAATGACAAAAGAATATGCCTATCAAACATATGCAAGTTTCCCATTAACTACAGATATATCGCATTTAACAAAAAACGAAAAAGAAATTTTACGCTTGATGTTTAAAACAGCTGATATTATGGACGATTTATTTTGGCAACAAGCATACGGTGCTAAAATAGATTTAATGGACGAAACCAAAGGAGAAGCTAAAGAATATGCAAAAATAAACTATGGCCCTTGGGATAGGTTGAATAACGAAACACCTTTTGTCAATGGAATTGGAGCAAAACCTGCAGGTGCAATGTTTTATCCTATTGATATGACGAAAGAGGAATTTGAACAGGCTAATTTGAAAGATGGTAAATCGCCCTATACAATTGTTCGTCGAAATAGAGAAGGTAAATTGTATACGATACCGTACCACGAAAATTTTAAAAATCAGTTATCTAAAGCAGCTGAATATTTAACGCAAGCTTCAGAATTAGCAGAGGATGCAGGATTAAAAAAATATTTAAAATTACGTGCTGCCGCATTGATGACAGATGATTTTTATGCAAGTGATTTGGCTTGGATGGACATGAAAAATGCCAACATTGATATGGTTGTTGGACCAATCGAAAATTATGAAGATCAATTGTTTGGTTATAAAACGTCTTATTCCGCTTATATATTGGTGAAAGATATTGAATGGTCAAAAAAATTGGCAAAATTTGTTCAATACCTACCAGAATTACAACGCAATCTACCTGTTTCTGCAAGTTATAAGAAAGAAGTTCCTGGAACAGATTCCGATCTTAATGCGTATGATGTGGTGTATTATGCTGGAGATTGTAATGCAGCAGGAAAAACAATCGCGATTAACTTACCAAATGACGAACGTGTGCAATTAGAAAAAGGAACACGTCGTTTGCAATTGAAGAATGCGATGAAAGCGAAGTTCGATAATATTTTAGTTCCAATATCTACCGCTTTAATTGATGAGAGTCAACAAAAAAATATAAAATTTGATGCGTTTTTCTCAAATGTAATGTTTCATGAAGTTGCACACGGATTAGGAATTAAAAACACAGTGAACGGAAAAGGTAGTGTTCGAGATGCATTAAAAGAAGCGAATTCGGCTTTAGAAGAAGGAAAAGCAGATATTCTTGGCTTGTATATGGTGAATCAATTGTTGAAAAAAGGAGAATTGACAGGAACTCAAGAAGATTATTTTGTGACGTTTTTGGCAGGAATTTTACGTTCTGTTCGTTTTGGTGCAAGCTCTGCTCATGGACAAGCAAATATGATTGCATTTAATTATTTTGCAGAAAATGGCGCTTTCGTGAAAACGGAGAGAGGTCGTTACAAAGTAAATGTTGTAAAAATGGAACAAGCGATGAATGGCTTATCAGAATTGATTTTGACGTTGCAAGGAAATGGTGACTACAATGGTGTTAAAAAATTATATGCTGACAAAGGAACAATTCATAGCGATTTACAACAAGATTTAGATGTTTTGAAAACAAAAAATATTCCAGTGGATGTCATATTTAAACAAGGTCCGAATATGTTGGGATTGTAA
- the bshB1 gene encoding bacillithiol biosynthesis deacetylase BshB1 has protein sequence MKLDILAIGAHPDDVELGCGGTLAKEIRNGKTVGILDLTKGELGTRGTDETRREEANDAKDILGVVVRENLGIADGFFLNDKENQLKIVDVIRKYQPDIILSNAPHDRHPDHGKGSDLVNTAIFLSGLPKIENGLAAWRPKKHFHYIQWLPLEPHFVVDISGFIDTKVEACMAYKTQFFDPNSSEPQTPISSKNFTDSIRYRAYDLGRLIGTEAGEGFISRSYIGVNNLDSLI, from the coding sequence ATGAAGTTAGATATTCTTGCAATTGGAGCACATCCTGATGATGTAGAATTGGGATGTGGTGGAACACTAGCAAAAGAAATTAGAAACGGTAAAACAGTCGGAATTCTCGATTTAACGAAAGGAGAATTAGGGACTCGTGGTACTGATGAAACTCGTCGTGAAGAAGCAAATGATGCCAAAGATATTTTGGGTGTGGTTGTAAGAGAAAACCTTGGGATTGCAGATGGTTTTTTCTTGAATGACAAAGAGAATCAATTGAAAATTGTAGATGTTATTCGTAAATATCAACCTGATATTATTTTGAGTAATGCACCGCATGATAGACATCCAGATCATGGAAAAGGATCAGATTTAGTGAATACCGCTATTTTTTTATCAGGATTGCCAAAGATAGAGAATGGTTTAGCAGCTTGGCGTCCTAAGAAACACTTTCATTATATTCAATGGTTGCCATTAGAGCCTCATTTTGTAGTGGATATTTCAGGTTTTATAGATACGAAAGTAGAAGCATGTATGGCTTATAAAACACAATTCTTTGATCCAAATTCGAGCGAACCACAAACGCCAATTTCATCCAAAAATTTTACAGATTCTATCCGATATCGTGCATATGATTTGGGAAGATTAATAGGAACTGAGGCAGGAGAAGGTTTTATTTCGAGAAGTTATATTGGCGTAAATAATTTAGATTCTTTAATTTAG
- a CDS encoding glutathione peroxidase → MKYLFIGFLGLFIACNAQETKKSVSKKQSIQQTTKTPQKMNKIYDYTFKDINDEDFNFADLKGKKILILNTASKCGYTPQYDALEKLYQEYKDQGLVVVGFPSDNFGGQEFDNNEEIANFCKLNYGVTFPLMSKSDVIGKNQNEIFKFLTKKSLNGKSDHEVKWNFTKFLINEDGTLETAYSSKVKPDDKQIIDWLNK, encoded by the coding sequence ATGAAATACTTATTCATCGGATTTTTAGGATTGTTTATAGCTTGTAATGCGCAAGAAACAAAGAAATCAGTTTCTAAAAAACAATCCATTCAACAAACCACAAAAACACCACAAAAAATGAATAAAATTTACGATTATACATTTAAGGATATCAATGATGAAGATTTTAATTTTGCTGATTTAAAAGGTAAAAAAATCTTGATTTTGAACACAGCTTCAAAATGTGGTTATACACCTCAATATGATGCATTAGAAAAATTGTACCAAGAATACAAAGATCAAGGTTTGGTTGTTGTAGGATTTCCATCAGATAATTTTGGTGGACAGGAATTTGATAATAACGAAGAAATAGCTAATTTTTGTAAATTAAATTATGGCGTTACATTTCCTTTGATGTCGAAAAGTGATGTCATTGGAAAAAATCAAAATGAAATTTTCAAATTCTTAACAAAAAAATCATTGAATGGTAAATCTGACCATGAAGTGAAATGGAATTTTACAAAATTTTTGATTAATGAAGATGGAACGTTAGAAACTGCTTATTCATCAAAAGTAAAACCGGATGACAAACAAATAATAGATTGGTTAAATAAATAG